In the Uranotaenia lowii strain MFRU-FL unplaced genomic scaffold, ASM2978415v1 HiC_scaffold_218, whole genome shotgun sequence genome, ATCTGGGCTCACATCAATCGAGCCCAGAACATGAACTTCCTTGTGGCGGTATCGTACTTGGAAATCTACATGGAAGAACTGCGCGATTTACTAAAGCCCAACTCTACCACGCCATTGGAATTGCGCGAACGGGAAGGAGGCATAGTTGTACCGAACCTACACTCTGTCCTCTGCAAATGCGTCGAAGATATGGTTAACGTCATGCACATGGGCAACAAAAATCGCACCGTTGGATTCACCAACATGAACGAGCACAGCTCTCGTTCACATGCgatatttttgatcaaaatagaAATGTGCGAGATTGGATCTACTCTAGTCAAGGTGGGAAAACTGAATCTGATTGATTTGGCCGGTAGCGAGCGGCAATCCAAAACCGGTGCTACGGCAGAACGTTTGAAAGAGGCTAGCAAAATCAACCGGGCCCTTTCCTCCTTGGGAAATGTCATTTCTGCTCTGGCCGAAAAGTCGCCACATATTCCATACCGTGATTCCAAATTGACCCGTCTATTACAAGATTCCCTCGGCGGCAATTCGAAAACTATTATGATAGCAAACATTGGTCCCTCAGAATTTAACTATAACGAGACGTTGACTACTCTTCGATACGCCCATCGGGCCAAGACTATTGAGAACAAACCGGTGGTCAACGAAGATCCACAGGATACGAAGTTACGTGAATACCAGGATGAAATTGCACGTCTTAGGCAACTTATCACGGAACGCCAGACTCGAGAAAAACCTCCGCCCAAAGTTAAAAAGATCAAACGGAAGACTTTGAAACGCGAAGAAAGCCTCGAATCGGATGAAAAATCCGACTCCGATGCAGAAGAAGAGGAGGAAGAGGACGAAAAGGAAAACGAACAAGACTTTAGTGAACTCGACGCCAAGGCTCAGGAAGCGCTTACCAAAGAACGTGaagccacggccaatctggccgctAAGCTGAACGAGCTGGAAAACCAACTAGTCAAGGGTGGCAAAAACATACTCGACACCTACACCGAACGTCAGATGGAATTGGACAAAAAGTTGGCGGAAATCGCCGAGCGTAAAAAGCGCGAAATTGAAATGCAACAACAGTTGGAGCTACAAGAAGAATCCACCATGGAGATTAGAGAAACATTCACATCGCTGCAGCAGGAGGTAGAGCTGAAAACAAGAAAGCTGAAGAAATGCTATGCCAAATGCATGGCACTGAAGCAGGAATTGTCCGACACCCGCGACGAACACAATCGGGATCGGCGGGAGCTGGAAATGACGCAGAACGAGCTGATCAAGGAGCTCAAACGGTTGCTGCTGATAATCGATAATTTCGTGCCGGCCGAGGTGAAATCTCGCTTGTACACCCAGGCCAAGTACGATGACGAAGCCGAAGAGTGGTATCTCAATAGTAACATGATTCTGAGCAACCATCTAGCGATGGCCCGGCCCGTTGCCGATCCGAACCGAAGACGGCCGATGTCCGAATATGCGCTGCACCTAATCAAGTCAGATTCGGTTGATGCTGTGAGGTATAAGGTATGTGGAAAATTTGAAGCATTTTCATTCACATGTCAAATTTCAATGATCAAAAATCTCAATCTGCCTTCACATTTTGGATCAGCAGAAGTTTCCTATCGCAATCTTATGTTGTCGATAGGCCGTATCACTATCAACCCGTTTTGTCTGCTTTGTATCAAAAGTCTAAATTCGCAGCATTTATCAGCAAAAAACTTAATCCACATTCTACATTTCTAATATACTTACATATAGAATTTGCAATCTTTAGTATAAgtacttcaaaatttccaaacagCAGAAGCTCTTTATCACTTTCTATCAGGTGAGGTCTGAATCCGACAACAATGCAATGTGTTATAGCAAAGTTTTCTtcattattcataaaattcaataaacggAAAACTCAatctaattaaaaattatcatagacTTCTATCGAATCTAACAGGTaatatcttttaatttttttcagggaGAAAACATCATAAATTACGAGCTGGACATGCCGTTGCGAACCACA is a window encoding:
- the LOC129759634 gene encoding kinesin-like protein Klp68D, which codes for MSRSAKLKSAPAGAKNECVQVVVRCRPLNNKEQTGNFQKVVDVFPSRGVIEILNCNESSRENKKMFTYDAVYDANSTQQQLYDEVVRPLVCSALEGFNGCVFAYGQTGTGKTHTMEGIKNDPEQKGIIPRAFEQIWAHINRAQNMNFLVAVSYLEIYMEELRDLLKPNSTTPLELREREGGIVVPNLHSVLCKCVEDMVNVMHMGNKNRTVGFTNMNEHSSRSHAIFLIKIEMCEIGSTLVKVGKLNLIDLAGSERQSKTGATAERLKEASKINRALSSLGNVISALAEKSPHIPYRDSKLTRLLQDSLGGNSKTIMIANIGPSEFNYNETLTTLRYAHRAKTIENKPVVNEDPQDTKLREYQDEIARLRQLITERQTREKPPPKVKKIKRKTLKREESLESDEKSDSDAEEEEEEDEKENEQDFSELDAKAQEALTKEREATANLAAKLNELENQLVKGGKNILDTYTERQMELDKKLAEIAERKKREIEMQQQLELQEESTMEIRETFTSLQQEVELKTRKLKKCYAKCMALKQELSDTRDEHNRDRRELEMTQNELIKELKRLLLIIDNFVPAEVKSRLYTQAKYDDEAEEWYLNSNMILSNHLAMARPVADPNRRRPMSEYALHLIKSDSVDAVRYKGENIINYELDMPLRTTYEYSNPKVSASLQAVLAEAMQTEDDIDITDQANYASIMKQRLDKITRRNVDPQNGSSGALNGNGSTHGLGSGSGSMNGIPPSSSGSGIGTSGTLASNHRARSSIYNNRGMSAAPTFGAYSGSTAASSSSKNKASPASAATFPKARGLIPK